A stretch of DNA from Saccharomycodes ludwigii strain NBRC 1722 chromosome I, whole genome shotgun sequence:
AGTATTCTCACTTTGGTATCTGTTTCTAATACTACCCATTGTAGAAGTCAATGGGGTTGTTTCATTGGGCGAATTAGTTACGCTTTGATCTAAATCATTTGTAGTTGTATTCTGatctattaattttttatctgAGGTAGTGTTATCGTACTTGATGTTATTAGTTGTTGTATCACTTGACAAAGCTTTGAAAGGTGGATCCAAACATTCACTCTTTTGGTTTTCTTTCTGAGCAAGACTATCTTTACTCCCAGTATTTCTGTCGCTTGAACCTGGATACTTGtcttcaaaattaaatctaCTGGATTTATTAGTAGTTTTACCATCGTCTTCGCTAACGTCAACATTTTCATTAGATTCGCtactattttttatatcaaatTTGGGGGTAGAGCATGGTGTTTTACTACATATATCTTCATCGTTACCAACTACATCTTTACCATATTCAGTATCGcttatattaaatttaggAGTAGAACATGGTGTTTTACTATTTACATTTTCCTCGTTATCAGCTACGTTATGTGTTATACTTTTAGGTgtattcaaaatattgtCGCTATCACTGGCACCATGAATATTGATATATAAGACATTGTTTGTATTGCCATGTTCATCGTTTTCACATGGAAAATTATCATCGGTAAACCATTCACCAGTGTCCTCgttgataaatttaaaattgattttaagCTTTGATGATGTTTTATGGGGTTCAGTAACATTAACATTAGAAGAACTTAAcgttttgatattttttagtACATATTCCCATTGATTGTACTTAACATTATGAGTCATTTTCTTAATTACCCAGTTATTAAAACTTCCTGCAATACAAATGGTACCTGTTAAAGCATGTTTACAGACTATAGTGTAGGTGTCATTAGTTGCGATATTATTCATctttatgtatatatttgaaatttgGTGGTAGTATTGGTGTTAGTTGGATACGAACACTGTTATATCTaccttattttatttttgctcagaaataaaaaagaaaaaaaaaaaagaaaataggAATTGAAATGCAAGTTACAAAGTTGTTGTGAAATTCAGATAAGTGgaacaaagaaaacaacatatattaaaaaaagctaaatggaaataaaagttGTTATCAATATCgcttgtttatttttaaggGGGGCAAGTTTAATGTGTGGgtgttttcattttcaaagcGGGGGGATACGGGGCCGGGTAAACGAGAAGGGCGgcaaatattattgtcctttttttttaagaaaaagtCACATGATGCCAAGATAGATCAAATAAAACCCTGCAAAATAAGACCGAAGATTTctctcattttttttaaaaaaaactacgatttttaaaactggTATTAAATTTATGCTCCGCTTTCTTAATGCACGGATGCATCTTGTCAccaaggggaaaaaaataaaataaaatcgaCATTAATACTGCTTTAACTACTAATACAAAtcttaattctttttctttctttaaaaattaaattaaaaacatcaaACTAACTAtcgataaaaaaatatcatacatatatatatatgtatatataaatacaaacaaaaaaccttaaaaaaaaaaaaaaaaaaaaaacaataaacaCCACCATTTGCTCCTCTCCCTTCATACATTTTGGCGAGGCATATTTCCACAACGatcttttccaaaattaatttttaaacttttaaaatgtGAATTGTCCTTGATTTTATCAATCGCTAAAATAGCGTTATTAATGTCagtaaaattaataaaacaacaatttttctcaaccaaaaaattaatctgCTCTACGCTCCCATATTGGctgaaaaattttcttaaaTTAGCTTCAGAAAAAAAGGGCTCACCATTATAAACATCTGAATCAAAAGTTATATTGCCCAAATATATGTTTCTTGACGCTCCCTGTCCAACAGCTAACGCCAAAGCGTTACTTAATGGTCCAGAATGTTTGCCCCAACCAACTTTGCACTTTCTTGAGTGAATAGTTAACCCATGCAATTGGCTCAGTGCATAAAATTGAGCTGCAGCTGTTGGGTCAATAAAAGTTACAAAGGAAACATGTCTGTCTTCTAAcagtttaattttttgtagcATACCACCCCGCACAACGTTACAAATTTCGTCAATACGGACATCTTTGGGTAGATTACCTAGGTATATAGTTCTATTGCCTAGATTATTAGCTCCTCCCGCAGTTGTAGCAATTGCAGCGGCAGCAGCTGATTGTTGGGCTAATGTGTTGGAAATAAACTGTGGGTTACTTTTACTAATTAAATGCTCCATACCATGTGGGATCCCCAAAAACATCGCTGCGTTATGTTGCTGTGTTTTAGTAATAAAGGAGCATCTATCTTTACCATAAgcaacttttttattactataatACGTGTTTGTAAAGGGTAAAGTAGTGACAACTTTAATCGCAGAAAAAATAGAGGTGAAATGAACAAAAGCAATGCCCTTTTCTGCTACAatcttaatattttcaatagtACCGTAGTGTTTTAGATCATGCCTTAATTTTTCCTCAGTGATAGCAAGCTCttcctttccttttccCTTTAAACTATTAGTTTCTTCTCCGTCTTCATTTTCCATGTCTTTATGTATAGGTGCCCGTTCTTCTTCACCATTGGTCTTATCATTATTGGCATTTGTTTCCCCCTCACCAATAATACCTCTGGACTTGTTATCAGTATTTAAATTACCAATGTACACATTTCTTGTAGCTCCTTCATTATTAACGCTTGCTGCTACAATAGAGTCTAACGGGGTAGCTTTACCCCAACCAACCTTAATATTATTCCCACcaatgtttaatttttttaagattGCATCCGAATGAAATAGCAAGGCAGAATTTTCGTCTGTGAAAGATATAAATGCACATGACTTTTCTGGTAAGATCTTAACATCTTCTATAACACCGCTACGTACATGATCTAGTAGCTGCGAATAAGTTAAATCTAATGGTGTGTTACCTAAATAAACGGTTCTACTAATTGGTTCAATAAGATCGTTCATTGACGAAGATGTAGGTGGAATTGGTTCTTGTGGCTGCTGTAGTAATAATTGTTGTAATTGTTGCTGATGTGGCAACATTTGGTATGATTGAGAAGAAGAGAATGTAtccttttgttgttgttgttgttgctgttgctgttgcaaCATTTGTTGCATCTGTAAAAATTGTTGGGGGTTTTGCGATTGTTGTTGTGATGGATTATGCAAGTGGCGTTGTactattatttgattttggGATATGACTTGTGGCAAGAAATCAGAAGTGGGTGTTATAGAAGGGCTACTTGAAAATGCTTGTGTTAAATGCTGGTtgtaaacttttttttttggtgcAACCTGTAACTCTATTTGTTGTTGCGCAAGGAGTTGttttggtaaaaaaaaggaagcaGAAGTGTAATTAGGATCGAGATTGGAATTGGAATTGGAGTTGGAGTTTAAATTGGAAgtagaattaaaattagaattagaattagaattagaattagaattaaaattagaattagaattagaattaaaattagaattaaaatCAGAATTGAAGTTTGAGTAAGCGTTAGAATTAGAATTAGGAACAGGACTAGCATTAAACATTTTCTTAGCAGTAGCAAATGCAGGAGAAGGATCTAAATTAACACTTGCAACAGGCTCCGAAGCATCATCAGGATTGGAAGAACTTGTAGTTAAGGGAAAATTATATGGATAGTTTGTTGCGTTATAAACACAATCTAAATTACCTTCTGGTCCAGGACCATATATTTcatttgtaatttttttattatttatatctaCAGTGTTATTAGGAATATCATTAGAAGCTATGGTATTGACATTATAATCCCGGTGCCCATTACCATCATCGTCAATGGTATTACTAATTGTACTAGAATTACCTTCACCTGGATAATAGTAACAGTGCTGATTGTTATCAacgtatttatttttaccattaTATGTGGCAATTGAAGTATCAACACCAACATTATtgtcaaaatatttttcctttatgTTCAACCcattataataatggtcTTTGTTCTCATTTGTATTGTTGTCAATAGCAAGTATATTTTCAGCGGAATAGCCATATCCAGTATTAGAACTCGAAGATATAGAGGAGAATGAATTTTCATGTTTTAAAGCAGGAAAATCTTGAACATGAGAAAGCGTACCACTGCTACTAcggttattgttgttattaatgatatttCCTGGTGACAACGGAAAActagtgttattattattattattattattattatcccATAATCGTTGTAACGGCGTTTTCTTACCTTGTATATTGTTACTACTATTTCTTCTTAAAGTGTTGTTATTCATTGTATTTTGTATAATCGTAGTATtaccactattattattgttattattggtactactactattactgCCGCTAGTATTGGTATTAATTTGATACTCTGTATAACTATCAAAACTATGCACACTACTCGATCTCCTTACATTGTATGAATCTAAATATCTTCCAATTGGCGAAGGAGACGGTGAAAACATAGTTTTACTTGTGTTCGTAGCAGCAGAGGTGAAAGCGCTGTTATTGTTGTCTATATGATTAACTGTCATTTGGTACATGTGTGATATACATCTGCATACATATATGCATATAGATATgtggtttattttatatggGAAGGTGTGTAAATAGTgtattgttatattttgaaCAGTCGTAGTTTATAAATggagaagaaagaaaaaaaaggaacgaaaaaaaaggaacgaaaaaaaaaaagaaaaagaaaaagaaaaagaaaaagaaaagaaaaaaaaaaaaagagaaaaagaaaaagaaaaagaaaaaaaaaaaacaacagatGCAAAATGAGAAAAGTGTGAGGAATCCTTAAATAATACCACCAACTGCAATGATAACGCAGGGAAAGAATACGAGCGGAAGCTTAATAACGagttaaattaaaaaaaagaaaagaaaagaaaaggaaaatcaAAGCTATGGTAATTTTATACAGTGTACTCAACTGTTTTGTACCTTATTAACAATTATAATtcaagatattttaaatgcAATCTtatagaataaaaaaataattgctcgaatatacaaaaaatatctcCCGGGGGTGAGTCGAACACCCGATCTCAAGATTACTCAGAGAACGGTTATGAAAACCAATTCACAATATTACAGTCTTGCGCCTTAAACCAACTTGGCTACCGAGAGCTAGAACACACAATATATCGTAAGCGTAACTCAGGATTAGTCGTAATAATTACGGGTTCGGATTATGGTAATTAATTCCTTGTTCTATTTAGGTCTTTacatattataataataatatataataaagattatttaaaactataacttaaatacttttgatgaataacttgataataaatcatctctttatatatgatttattttcacatttatatttgacgttcatattaatcttttccaaCATTTCGTTGTTGTGTTATCTTAGTAGTGATTTCATGATCTGCTTTGAATGAGCGTAGCACTTTTGAGGTTGACTTATTTATTACTTTACTTCTTGCGGTGGACATTCTTTATTACTTTACTTCTTGAGGTTGACATTCTTTATTACTTTATATGTTGGTTGTAATATGCGTTTACTTGATTTCATATTACGACATCCTCCTCCTCCGAAACTGAGTGTCTCCAGAGTTGTTTAAAGTTTGACAATAAGGCTGTCTTCCTATAGTCAGgtaatttgttaaaaatccTAAGTGGTATTTCTACAGATAGAGTTGGATCAACATCGCTGAACTTTGCATACAGCTTAGTCTTATCCTCTGTGATTCCAATTACACTAACTATTTCGGTTAATCTAAAttccatttctttttcagtTCTTGGCGGATGTTTTGGGTACCTGTCTGGGTCATGTTTGAATTCTTTCAACCATTCAATGTTAATTACTCTATGTGTCTTTTTAGTACTTGGTAAATCTATTTCATAGGCgttatcattaattttctttactACCTTGAAAGGTCCTAAATATATCGGTTGTATCTTCCAGTATTTGCCTTTGACGAAGTATGCGTCTCTGTGTACTAATACATGTTGTCCTGGTTCTAATATAATTTGTATTCTCTTATTGTTCTTGGCTGCTTCATTGTTTTCAGCGTTTGCAGctaaaaaatcttttgttCGCAATTCTATTGCTTTCAATTTCTTGGCTAATTCGACTGCGGAGTCATTTTGTGCTGAACTCTCCCCCTCCGTAAATATTTGTGGTTTATTAGGAATATAACCCAAATCAACTTCAAACGGAGCAGCTCGAATACTAGATAAATAAGTCGAATTGTAACAAAATTCTAAAATGGGCAAAAAATTATCCCATTGTTGGTGATGTACGGAGCAATAGCTTTTTAACATACGACCTAAGACTTGAATAACTCTTTCAGTTTGTCCATCTGTTTGAGGATGGTTACTACTtgacatttttaattgaattcCTAATCGTTTTACTAATTCTTTGTATGCAGTGCTCATCATTCTAATATCCTTGTCTGAGGTAATAAATCGGGGAAATCCGTGGTAAGCAAAAACGTGTTTAAATAGTAAATTAATAAGTTCAATGGAACCTGTAGTGGACTTGCATGGTATAAAGTGGCATCGTTTCGAGAATCTGTCTACgacaattaaaataaagtcATTCTGACGAAATGTAAGTGGTAGTCCTGAAGCAAAGTCGATAGTAATATGTGACCATCGTCCTTTTGGAACATCTAAAGATTGTAGTAAACCTTGTGAGGCTCGTCGGTGTTGCTTCATAACTTGACAGTTGTAACAATGTGCTACGTAATCTTGTATATTCGAATATAAACTAGGCCAATAATAGTCTTTTGCAATTTTATGAAAAGTGATATCGGCACCAAAGTGTCCTCCTAATATAGCATTGTCATGATAGTACTCTAACACTGAATTTCTTGCTTTTTGTGGTACACATAGTCTGTCTTTGTAATATAAGAAATTGTCTTTGTCTATTGTATATGCTTCTTGAAATTGTCTTGATGAAGTCCATTTTTTCTGATATTTCTTGAATAAATGTAAATCCATTCCTTCTGTGTTCACATTATCTATATGTTTCATTCCGTGCAGAACTGCAGCACACCAGGGGTCATTCTCATAAAGTTCAAGCCATGATTTTGCATCAATGGTATCTACTTCTAAGCTTTTACTGTCTCGTGATAGTGTGTCAGCAATATGGTTCATTGTACCTTTTAAGTATGTCAAAGTGAAGTCGTATTCACTTAGCATGTCTAACCAGCGGGAAATTCTTCTTGACGGTTCTTTCTTATTTTGTAATGATAAAAGTGAAATATGGTCTGTTCTTAATTCAAAATGGTTTCCATGTAGTAAATATCGGAAATGATTTAGTGCTTCAATTATTGctaataattctaattcTCCAGGTGGGTAATTCTTTTGTGCACCTTGTAAGCTTTTACTGAAGTATCCAATAACTCCAATTAGCTTGTtgttttctaatttttctaatacGGCTCCAAGTCCATCATACGAGGCATCGGTAGTTAGTCTCATGTAACATTTGGGTGTATACGGGACTAATATTGGTGGTGAGCCTAGTGCTTTCTTTAAAGTTTCAACGCTTTGTGTTTGTTCGTCTGACCATTCAGTCTTCTTTGCTGTAAATTCAACTAGTGGCTTAGCTATATGACTACATCGTGGCATAAACCTTCtgtaaaaattaatcatTCCTAAGAATCTCTGAACACTCTTAATATCTTGGGTAACTATTAAGTTCTTAATAGCATCGGTTTTTCCTTGTAATGGTCTGATACCATCACTACTAATTTCGTGTCCTAAAAATACTACTTTTCTTTGTgcaaaataacattttgaTCTTTTTGCAACTAAACCATGATCTTTTAGTCTTTGTAATACTGTTTCTAAGTGTTTCCAATGTTCTTCTGTATTATCACTGTGTATTAGAATATCatctaaataaatacaaacaaattttaaatctcTGAATATGTCACTCATTAGTCTTGCAAATGTTGAAGGTGCATTTCGTAAACCAAAAGGCATAACAGTAAATTGATACTTTCCAAATGGGGTGACAAAACTAGTCAAGGGTTTGTGTTCCTTTTTCATTGGAATTTGGTAATATCCATTTAATAGATCTAAGGTTgtgaatatttttgaagatCCTAGTTTGGCAAATATAGTGTCTAATAATGGTAGGGGAAACAAGTCTGGttctgtatttttattcaacaTTCTGTAGTCAACACATAATCTGTAATCTCCAGATTTCTTCTTTACCATGATTATGGGTGAAGCTATTGGGGCTTTGGATTCTTCTATGTATCCATCTGACAATAAGCTATCAACCATTTTCCttgcttcttcttcaaGCTTGGGTGTACTTCTGTAAGGTTGCATTTTTGGAAGTCTCTCGGGATCCTTTAGTATTATTTCATGGTGTACATTTACCAATTTATGTGTTTCAGGTAATAATTTAGTACCTACAATATCTCTAAACTTTTTCCTAAGCCATTCTGGAATAAAGTTCcatgttttattttcctttgttTCAATCGTCACCTCTAATAACTCGTTCAACTGTTCTTTGTCCTCGGTTTCTATGTTCAACAGTTCAGGGTTTGTTTCAAGTATGGGGTTCCCGACAATAACCTTGTTGTTAATTGTGTCTAAAATATACGCATctattttatattctttGTCGTTAATTGTAAAACGTACTGTTGTAGCTTTGTTCGTACCTTCTTTGGTTCCTTTAATCGCTCCACTTATACTCTGAAAGGGCGCTTTGGAAACTTCTAATCCAATTATCTCTACTAGATTTCGGCTAATTACACTTGTTGGGGCTCCTGTATCCATCAGGACCGTTGCTAGTGTTGCATCGTTCAATAACAATTCTACTTCCCTCCTCCTTCCAATTTTAGGAGTTTTCATAATTAAGGGGTATATACGAgagttttttctttctttgaGTCTTTCTCTCATTCTGTCCATAACTTCATCCCTATCGTCTATTTCTACGATTGGATTCGTGTCTTTTTCTATTCCTGCCGTACTGAGTTGTTCATCTGTACCGGTTTCTATTCCTTCAGCTTTTGTGTCGTTTGTAGCTGGTAATTGCGAGTTAGCATCGTAAAACACTTCTTCCTCGTCTTCgttataatattgttcAAATTTTCCTAATTCTTCAGGATCAGCGTAGGCAAATTCTACGTGACCTTGGTATAGACTTTTTATACTATTTGGTTCTGGTCTTTGCAACGATTGgttgtaattattattattatttttttctttttttgtagtaattttttattgtttttgtagttttcttgttgttttttctctttttttgtaaatctAGCGATggtttttctatttttctgTGTGTTTAAACAGTTTAGTTCAATATCTCTGAGGCGTGGGAGAACTCGCGTTTCTCTTTTGACTCTTTGGACATTTAGAAGCGTAGTGTCCTGAATCACCACATTCATAACATAATCCTTTATTTCTACATAAGCTTTCGAGGcgatttttccaataatcGTTATTCGAGTTGGACTTGTTGAAATTATGACGGTTTCTGTTATTGTAATCCCAACGTTCTGAGTTGTTGTAATTACGACGTCCTGAACTACTATTACGGTTCATATATTTGGATTGCATGGCATCGATTTCCATGGCATCCGGATCATTGCTTGTTGATGTTGGTGTATCATACCAATTTACATTATTCGTTTTAGATCCTAAGTTGTCAGCTCTCCAGGCCATCTCTTCGGCTTCTCTCAAGGTTTGCGGGTCACGAATTCTCAATTCTCTACAAATGTCCTTTTTTAACCCAGCGATGAAAGTTACAATTAGGGCTTTTTCTGAGACAAAGTCGATAGGCAATAACAATCTAGTTTTCTCGAACTTGTCAGTGTATTCCATAACACTCTTGGTCTGTctcattttatttaaatcaagGTACATTTGGTAAGGGTCAATAGcgacaaaaaaatgttcTTTCAACTTAGCAACAACAGTTTCGTAGGGTACGTCTGTTAAGTCTGCTCTTCGGTATGCGTTTCTAAACCACGAGGCAGCATCACCATCCAAGTTTTCAgctaaaaaacaaattttctCCTGATTTGAAGAAATACGCCTAGTTACAAAACGAATTTCAACAGCATCTAAGAATTGGAGTAATGTGTGAA
This window harbors:
- the MRN1 gene encoding Mrn1p (similar to Saccharomyces cerevisiae YPL184C | MRN1 | Multicopy supressor of rsc nhp6) — encoded protein: MTVNHIDNNNSAFTSAATNTSKTMFSPSPSPIGRYLDSYNVRRSSSVHSFDSYTEYQINTNTSGSNSSSTNNNNNNSGNTTIIQNTMNNNTLRRNSSNNIQGKKTPLQRLWDNNNNNNNNNTSFPLSPGNIINNNNNRSSSGTLSHVQDFPALKHENSFSSISSSSNTGYGYSAENILAIDNNTNENKDHYYNGLNIKEKYFDNNVGVDTSIATYNGKNKYVDNNQHCYYYPGEGNSSTISNTIDDDGNGHRDYNVNTIASNDIPNNTVDINNKKITNEIYGPGPEGNLDCVYNATNYPYNFPLTTSSSNPDDASEPVASVNLDPSPAFATAKKMFNASPVPNSNSNAYSNFNSDFNSNFNSNSNSNFNSNSNSNSNSNFNSTSNLNSNSNSNSNLDPNYTSASFFLPKQLLAQQQIELQVAPKKKVYNQHLTQAFSSSPSITPTSDFLPQVISQNQIIVQRHLHNPSQQQSQNPQQFLQMQQMLQQQQQQQQQQKDTFSSSQSYQMLPHQQQLQQLLLQQPQEPIPPTSSSMNDLIEPISRTVYLGNTPLDLTYSQLLDHVRSGVIEDVKILPEKSCAFISFTDENSALLFHSDAILKKLNIGGNNIKVGWGKATPLDSIVAASVNNEGATRNVYIGNLNTDNKSRGIIGEGETNANNDKTNGEEERAPIHKDMENEDGEETNSLKGKGKEELAITEEKLRHDLKHYGTIENIKIVAEKGIAFVHFTSIFSAIKVVTTLPFTNTYYSNKKVAYGKDRCSFITKTQQHNAAMFLGIPHGMEHLISKSNPQFISNTLAQQSAAAAAIATTAGGANNLGNRTIYLGNLPKDVRIDEICNVVRGGMLQKIKLLEDRHVSFVTFIDPTAAAQFYALSQLHGLTIHSRKCKVGWGKHSGPLSNALALAVGQGASRNIYLGNITFDSDVYNGEPFFSEANLRKFFSQYGSVEQINFLVEKNCCFINFTDINNAILAIDKIKDNSHFKSLKINFGKDRCGNMPRQNV
- a CDS encoding uncharacterized protein (similar to Saccharomyces cerevisiae YIL082W-A | retrotransposon genes), whose amino-acid sequence is MSNNTDGVRLNPFAGSRDVHTLLQFLDAVEIRFVTRRISSNQEKICFLAENLDGDAASWFRNAYRRADLTDVPYETVVAKLKEHFFVAIDPYQMYLDLNKMRQTKSVMEYTDKFEKTRLLLPIDFVSEKALIVTFIAGLKKDICRELRIRDPQTLREAEEMAWRADNLGSKTNNVNWYDTPTSTSNDPDAMEIDAMQSKYMNRNSSSGRRNYNNSERWDYNNRNRHNFNKSNSNNDYWKNRLESLCRNKGLCYECGDSGHYASKCPKSQKRNASSPTPQRY
- the UIP4 gene encoding Uip4p (similar to Saccharomyces cerevisiae YPL186C | UIP4 | Ulp1 Interacting Protein), which produces MNNIATNDTYTIVCKHALTGTICIAGSFNNWVIKKMTHNVKYNQWEYVLKNIKTLSSSNVNVTEPHKTSSKLKINFKFINEDTGEWFTDDNFPCENDEHGNTNNVLYINIHGASDSDNILNTPKSITHNVADNEENVNSKTPCSTPKFNISDTEYGKDVVGNDEDICSKTPCSTPKFDIKNSSESNENVDVSEDDGKTTNKSSRFNFEDKYPGSSDRNTGSKDSLAQKENQKSECLDPPFKALSSDTTTNNIKYDNTTSDKKLIDQNTTTNDLDQSVTNSPNETTPLTSTMGSIRNRYQSENTISDVISSNSNNECIANSNSHTTTSNSHTTTNNNNDTNLSRTPSFWERLILFFKKLFACLFSSSRSNNTNTGSG